From a single Lolium rigidum isolate FL_2022 chromosome 7, APGP_CSIRO_Lrig_0.1, whole genome shotgun sequence genomic region:
- the LOC124677849 gene encoding cyclin-P1-1-like, which produces MGDAGATGGVLSPPSPPPPELGMVARAVQRLVARNDALDGGEGTGSGMAAFEGAGAPRIGLAQYLERVHRYAGLEPECYVVAYAYVDRAAHRRPAAAVASRNVHRLLLACLLVASKVLDDFHHDNAFFARVGGVSNAEMNKLELELLDVLGFEVMLSRRLYDLYHAHLHDKDDTRHSGRDAAGVVDELVEAVVSIKIEERSADGDDDGEYDTNGAVQYDWNQGPAAGNGGAGVRRHSSSQAPARYSFSGQTSD; this is translated from the exons ATGGGCGACGCCGGGGCGACGGGCGGCGTGCTCTCCccgccgtccccgccgccgccggagctggGCATGGTGGCGCGCGCCGTGCAGCGGCTCGTGGCAAGAAACGACGCGCTCGACGGCGGCGAGGGGACTGGGAGCGGGATGGCGGCGTTCGAGGGCGCTGGCGCGCCGCGGATCGGCCTGGCGCAGTACCTGGAGCGGGTGCACCGGTACGCGGGGCTGGAGCCCGAGTGCTACGTGGTGGCGTACGCGTACGTCGACAGGGCGGCGCACcggcgccccgccgccgccgtcgcgtccAGGAACGTGCACCGCCTGCTCCTCGCTTGCCTCCTCGTCGCCTCCAAGGTCCTCGACGACTT CCACCACGACAACGCCTTCTTCGCGCGCGTGGGCGGCGTGAGCAACGCGGAGATGAACAAGCTGGAGCTGGAGCTCCTCGACGTGCTCGGCTTTGAGGTCATGCTCAGCCGCCGACTCTACGACCTCTACCACGCGCACCTCCACGACAAGGACGACACGCGGCACAGCGGCAGGGACGCCGCCGGCGTCGTCGACGAATTAGTCGAGGCCGTCGTGTCGATCAAGATTGAGGAGCGATCGGCGGACGGAGACGACGACGGTGAGTACGACACGAACGGCGCCGTGCAGTACGACTGGAACCAGGGGCCAGCGGCAGGGAACGGTGGCGCCGGCGTGCGGCGGCACTCGTCGTCGCAGGCACCGGCACGGTACTCCTTCTCGGGCCAGACTTCTGACTGA
- the LOC124674770 gene encoding peroxisome biogenesis protein 22-like: MASESVAAAAAAVSAPAAAAGGGKDDELADLVRRLVDALARYSDRLPFDLDRQKLRSLTTLAAIAITLVFAWKLLRAPQEQPRRPRRRVAPSPSNTSSRSRQGTLAGTDACSSADSRAHEAINQLFQPVNLTLEQLVRHKLSEGRRVTCRLLGVILEETTPEELQNHVTVRPSVLEVLLEIAKFCDVYLMERILDDESGEKVLSALSEAGLFTSGGLIRDKVLFCSTENGRTSFVRQLEPDWHIDSSSEIVHQLSRFIKYQLHISPQQTERAAANIFSSTSLEQFFGGLDQR; the protein is encoded by the exons ATGGCGTCGGAGTCCgttgcggcggccgcggcggctgtttcggccccggcggcggcggccgggggagGGAAGGACGACGAGCTGGCCGATCTGGTGCGGCGCCTCGTCGACGCCCTCGCGCGCTACTCCGATCGCCTCCCCTTCGACCTCGATCGCCAG AAACTCCGCTCGCTTACCACACTTGCTGCGATTGCCATCACACTCGTGTTTGCCTGGAAACTGTTGAGAGCTCCTCAAGAGCAACCTCGGAGGCCACGCAGACGGGTTGCTCCCTCACCTAGCAACACCAGCAGTCGATCACGACAAGGCACATTGGCTGGAACGGATGCTTGCTCATCGGCAGATTCAAGAGCACATGAAGCAATCAACCAGCTTTTCCAGCCTGTAAAT CTCACTCTTGAGCAGCTTGTCAGGCATAAACTTAGCGAAGGACGAAGG GTTACCTGCCGGTTACTTGGCGTCATTTTGGAGGAAACAACTCCAGAGGAGCTCCAG AATCATGTCACAGTGAGACCTTCTGTCCTGGAGGTTCTTTTAGAAATCGCAAAATTTTGTGATGTCTATCTGATGGAGCGCATTCTTGATGACGAAAGTGGG GAAAAGGTGTTGTCTGCCCTGAGCGAAGCTGGCCTTTTTACTAGCGGTGGTTTGATAAGAGACAAG GTTCTCTTTTGTAGTACTGAAAATGGCCGTACCTCTTTTGTTCGGCAACTGGAACCTGATTGGCACATCGACTCGAGTTCTGAAATTGTTCACCAGTTATCT AGGTTTATCAAATATCAGCTGCACATATCGCCACAACAAACGGAAAGAGCAGCGGCCAATATTTTCAGCTCTACAAGCTTGGAGCAGTTCTTTGGAGGCCTTGATCAGAGATGA
- the LOC124671663 gene encoding uncharacterized protein LOC124671663, with the protein MAGEEGSFKRRITRSMTAMAKEVFPAGEERALKQCQHGPMLKSCGTKRKAPIKVCNYKRKAAGGIHLYQGSGKKLRRLPQEEVDWILADRANEDRAPAEVKALRRLHRGLWPSLEEEEKTDGYGPRAYIETEEEFCRFQAWVRREYDQHGYVEVDTKLLAARAKVRSCSDQARQKELAKFDFNGHEDLKRFFAPL; encoded by the coding sequence ATGGCCGGTGAGGAGGGTTCGTTCAAGCGGCGAATCACAAGAAGCATGACGGCGATGGCCAAGGAAGTGTTTCCCGCCGGCGAGGAGCGTGCGCTAAAGCAGTGCCAGCACGGTCCGATGCTCAAGTCTTGTGGCACCAAAAGGAAGGCTCCAATTAAGGTATGCAACTACAAGAGGAAAGCGGCCGGCGGGATCCATTTGTATCAGGGATCTGGAAAGAAGCTGCGGCGGCTGCCGCAGGAGGAGGTCGATTGGATCCTTGCTGATAGGGCCAATGAAGATCGTGCCCCTGCCGAGGTCAAGGCCCTGAGACGCCTACATCGTGGCCTGTGGccttcgctggaggaggaggagaagaccgACGGTTACGGCCCTCGCGCCTACATCGAAACCGAAGAGGAATTCTGCAGATTCCAGGCCTGGGTCCGCCGCGAGTACGACCAGCATGGCTACGTTGAGGTTGATACCAAGCTCCTCGCTGCCAGGGCCAAGGTCCGATCGTGCAGCGACCAAGCACGGCAGAAGGAACTAGCAAAATTCGACTTCAACGGCCACGAAGATCTCAAGCGATTCTTTGCCCCACTTTAG